CAATATTATCGTGAACGTCAAGATTTGTGGTACATTCTATTCCTACTGGTTTGTAGAATGCAAGGTAAACTGGTTTTTCGTTTTTTTCTCTAATTAGTTTTCCGTCTATTCGCACTTCGTCATCTGGGGAAACTTTGGTTCCCAGCTCTGGTACAACTCCATTGATTGTTACCCGGCCTTCTTCGATAATTTTATCGGCTTCGCGACGGGAGCAATAGCCTGTTTCTCCGATGAATTTATTAAGGCGTTTTAGATTTTCTTCCATACTGCAAAAGTAATGATTTTGTTTGTTAGATTTTGGGCTTTTCTTTCCAAAAAAATGCTCTGTCTATCTCTTTAGTCCTTATCGAAATGGCATCCTTTTTTCTATTTTTTATAGAAAAAAGATATAATGGATGGCTGAAACCCATGATAACAAAGTGGCCTATTTTTTTGCTTCAAATAAAAAATGATATATTTCTTTATATAAGGTATCATCGTGCATGGAATGGCCTAAATTATTGGTGGTTATAAAATGACCTTTTTCCCAATTGTGAGCAATTTTTTTTCCTTCTTCAAATGCTACTACTGTGTCGTTGGTATCGTGAGCAATAATTCCTTCTATTTTGATTTGCTTCGCAAATATAGCAGCTGAGAAATTGTCGAGTTTAGTATTGAAATTTTTTAAATAATGTTTTTCTAAAACAGGATACATTTTACTATTTATACTCAACATTTTAATATAATTGTCTAGAAGAGTTTTTAAATCGGAAGGAGCGCCGAGAATGACCATTTTTTGAATGCTGGTTTCAGGATACAAATATTGATGGTAGAGACAAGCTGAACCTCCAATGGAGTGACCAATAATGATGTTTGGTTTAAGTTCTTTAACTGCTTTGTTGATGAAATCAGCATAGCGGGGAACGTTAAATTCTATACCGCTGGTTTGTCCGTGAGCCGGTGCATCGATTGCAATAATAGTACTTCCTGACTGTTGTAGGTATGGTAATATTTTTTCCCAGCGTGCCGAATTGCTTTCCCATCCATGAACCAAAAGGATTTTGGTATCGTTACCTTTCCAAGTGTAGGTTTGAAATTGGTGTTCGTTGTGTTGAAACGTTTCTTTGTGAGTGTCTTGTAATACAGTTGGGAGGTTGTCTTTGGAAAGTCGTCCTACTCTTGGATGACTAAAAAGAGTATAGGAGAGATGCAATGCTTTTTTAGGGTGGACAATACGTAGTATGTTGATGTATTGACCAACGGATTTGACAACTATAAAACGAATGCTTTTTTTTAGACTCAAAATAGTGTGATATAAAAAAGCCTCGAAATTCGAGGCTTAGTTGTTTTTTTAGAACTTAGAAAATAATTGATCCATTTTCTCTCTTTCTTCTTCAGCCAGTACACTGTCGACTAAAATTCTTCCAGAGTGCTCATCAATTAAGATTTTCTTTCTGGCAGCAATTTCAACTTGTGTTTGTGGTGGAATTGTAAAGAATGATCCTGCTGATGCTCCTCTTTCGATAGAAACAACTGCTAGTCCGTTACGAACGCTGCTTCTGATTCTTTTGTAAGCTACCAATAAACGGTCTTCAATTAATGCTTCAAATTCTGCTGATTTCTCACTTAAGAAGATTTCTTCTTTTTGAGTTTCAGACATGATAGCATCCAATTCTGATTTTTTATGTTTTAAATGCGATGATTTAGAATCTAACTTTTCTTTAGAAGAATTGATTACTTCTTTTTTGTGTTCAATAGAAGCTTTCATTTCTTTGATTTGCTTTTCAGCTAATTGAATTTCTAATTCTTGAAATTCAACTTCTTTAGTCAATGAATTGAATTCACGGTTGTTACGAACACTTTCTTGTTGTTTAGTGTATTTTTTTACAGCCTCTTTGTGCTCATCAATTGCATTCTTTTTTTCTTTGATAAGGTTTTCGATAACTTCGAGTTCGCTTTTCAATTTCTCTGAACGAGTGCTTAAACCAGCAACTTCATCTTCTAAATCTTCTACTTCTAAAGGTAGTTCACCTCTCACGTTTCTGATTTCGTCAATTCTAGAGTCAATAAGTTGTAAATCGTATATTGCTCTTAACTTGTCCTCAACACTTAATTCTTTCGTATTCGCCATATTCTATAAGTACTTAACTGGATTTGTATTTTCTTCCGATAAAATGATTGCAAAATTAAGGATTTTTTTTCTAAGATAATCAACAATATACTCTTTTGTATAGCGTTCACTTTCAAAATGTCCAATATCGGCTAATAAAAGCTGATTTTCGGCCTCATAATATTGATGATATTTTAAATCGGCTGTCAAAAAAGCATCGGCACCAGCCTGAATTGCATTTTTTATTGCAAAACTACCAGCACCTCCCAAAACAGCAATTTTTTTTATTTTTTTTCCTGTAAAAGCTGAATGACGAATTCCATCGGATTTCATTTTGTCTTTTGCGTAGAGTAAAAAGTCTTTTTCATCCATTTCTTCTTCTAATTCACCAATCATTCCCAGGCCAATATGATTAAATGTATTTTTCATATTGTAGATTTCGGTAGCCACTTCTTCGTAAATATGATTTTCTCTAAGTGCTTTTATGATTCCAGCCTCGAGATGTTTAGCATAAACTACTTCGATTTTGGTTTCTGTACCCCTAGACATAACACCTCTTTCTCCAACAGTTGGCTCACTTTTTTCGTTACCTTGGTAGGTAAAAGTACCTTCTGAGTTGAAACTGCATTTGTCATAATTCCCAATGCTTCCTGCTCCTGCATCAAACAAAGCATTTCGGACTTTCTCTGCATTGTCTCGAATCGTGTAGGTGACTAATTTTCGGATGTGATTTTGTTTAGGTATTAAAATTTTGGTATTTATTAGCCCCAAAGTGTCACAAAATATTTTATTTACTCCTTCTGGATGATTGTCAAGTGCGGTATGAACGGCATATATGGCGATGTCATTTTTTATAGCTTTAAGAAGAGCACGTTCTACATAGTTTTTACCTGTTATTTTTTTTATTGCAGAAAATAAAATAGGATGGAAGCAAACAACCAAATTGCATTTTTTTGCAATGGCTTCATCAATCACATTTTCTAAAGCATCATGACAAACTAAAATGCCAGTCGCTTTTGTGTTTTCGTTACCAATTATTAATCCTACATTGTCAAAATCTTCGGCATAAGCCAATGGTGCCATTTCTTCAAGGACAGAAAGGATTTCTTTTATCGTACTCATCTTTTTTAATCTTTTTTTGGGTATTTTATTAGTCTGTACGCTGTAAAATTAACAATATAATCAGTTGTTAGTATTTTGTATTGTTAGTGTTACGATGTTTTTAAAATTTCCGTCCAAAGATAAAATATTATACATTCGAAATATAAATTTATATCGAAAAATTATTATTTCATTTGCTATTTTATATGGCTTTTTTTATTAAGTGGTTAAGTATAATTATAGCATCAAAAGGTATAGTTATTTATATCTCATAAATAAACAAGATATTTATCAATCAAGAAAGTATCTGAGAAATCAAAAACACGATGAATTATAGGCTGGTGTAGTTAGAATATTAATATGATTTTGCTTTTAATTCTTTGTATTCAGCAGTCATCTCCAAAGCATTGTAAACACTTAAAAGGCTTTTAGATATCTCTTCGTCTTGAGGATTCATTTCATTTGCTTTTTGAAGATAAGGAATTGTGCTTTTATACATATCATCTCTTTTTACTTTTAAAATGTCATATTTTTTCATTTCTACTGGAGAAGTTCCTAATTTATCCATGTCTTCATTTATCGTGGCTACTTCTTCCAATTTTAAAACTGATAAATTTATATAGGCATTTATGTATTTAGGATCAATTGTAACGGCTTTCAAATAAAAATTTTCAGCTTCAGTAATGTTTTTTGCTTTTGCACTAAGAACTCCCAAATTATAAATTACATTGACATCATTTGGATTAGTTTTTAAAATCGGAGCTATTGTTTTTTTATAAGATTCATAGTCTTTGGATTCCAAAAATAAATCAGCTTCTGTCAATACCAAAGAAATGTCTTCAGGATTTTTTATTCGCGCATCTGAAATTACTTTTTTAGCTTTTTCCCGATCTCCATTCTGAGCATAAAGAAGGGCCATATTTTTATAAATTTCACCTCTTTTGGATTGTCTTTTTTCAGTTCTGGGTTTTTCATGTGTTCCAGCTTGAATAGAAAGTTCCCTGTCATAATTTGTTGCAAAATTATTTTCCGTTTTGGTTGTTCTGTTTATTGCAAAATAATTAGTGCCAATTCCGGAATAATTAATAGCTTTAAGTGTTTCGTAATGTTTAAGAGCTGTTGTGAAATCTTTTCCATTTACAAACGCAGATGCAGCATTATATAGATTAATAGTATCTTTTTGATCCAGTAAATAAGCTTCATAGCGTTCATTGGCACTGTCAATGAATTTTTTCTCTTTGGAGTCATTATCAGCTATTTTTTCCAATCTCTCTTTAATACTTTTATAAGAACTCTGAATCTGACCGGAATATCTTCTTTTTCCGGATTCAGATTCAATTTTGATTGTTTCTTTGTATGATCTTACGGCCAAAACTAAGTTTTCACCTTCACCTATTTTTTTATCAGCTAATCCTAATAAAGCATTTCCCTTAATAAAATAATATTGTGCTCTTTCTTCGTTATTGGAATTATAAATTTGATATTCAATACTTTTAAGGATAGTTATTGCGCCTTGTAGATTTCCACTGCTCATTTCTTTTTCAGCTTCTTTTATTTTATCTTTTTGAGCTTCGATTGTTCCGGTAAACAGTAATAAGATTAAAACAATAATGTAGTTTTTTTTCATAATTAGAGAATTGTAGGTTAAACAAATTTGAAGTTTTTTGTCGTGCTTAATAATATCAATTATGTTATTTTTTTGTGTAAAATCATGTTGTTGAACAAGATTTTTAACAAAAATAGCATTAAAAATGAAGTAGTTATGGTTTTTTGTAGAAATTTCATTGTTGGTAAATAGATTTCTGAATAAGATAAAAAACGCTATGTTAATTTAAAGTTATCATAATTACACCTACCTTTTTTTATTAAATATGAATACGAGAAATTTATCTTAATTTTGGTTGAGCTAATGTCAAGTTGTAATTTTTGCGATAAAATAAAATGAGATAATTTTTTTGAGATTTGAGAGGTATTACTGTTGCCTATTTAATTGTTTTGACCTTTTTTAGGTTTGGGATTGCTTTCGCTTTTATCATAAAATGTTTACTTTCGTAAAATGAATTTACTTCGAAAAATATTGTTTCCGTTTGCTGTTTTGTATGGCTTTATCACGGGTATTCGGAATTTTCTTTTTGATAAAGGGTTTTTAAAATCATATTCTTTTGATTTGCCTGTAATTGCTGTGGGAAATCTTAGCGTAGGGGGAACAGGAAAAACACCGCAAATTGAATATTTAATTCGATTACTTTCTGGTCAATATAAGGTTGCTACTTTGAGTAGAGGTTATAAGAGGCAATCTGAAGGTTTTGTTTTGGCTAATGAAAATTCGGATGCAGTACAATTGGGAGACGAACCCTTTCAGTTTTATCAAAAATTTAAAAATATTCAGGTTGCAGTTGATGCAAATCGAAAGAATGGTATTGAACAGTTGCTTTCTGGCTCAATTAAACCAGAAATTATTTTATTGGATGATGCCTTTCAACATCGAAAAGTAAAAGCAGGTTTTTATATTATGCTTACTTCATATGATGATTTGTATTGTAATGATTTCATATTGCCTACAGGAAATTTACGTGAAAGTCGAAGCGGTGTACAAAGAGCTGATATTGTAATTGTTACAAAATGCCCGCCTAGTCTATCTTTGGATGCTCAAAATGCTATTAAAAAGGAATTAAATCTTTCTCCTAATCAAAGTTTGTTTTTTACTTTTATTGAGTATGATGAGGTAGTTTATTCAAATAAAAAAACGATACAAGCAAATGATATTAAATCAATGGATAAATTGCTTTTAGCTGGTATTGCAAAGCCTGAATCATTTTTTGCCTATTTGAAACATGATAATGACGAATGCTTAACTTTTCCAGATCATCATCATTTTAACGAAAGTGAATTACAGGAAATTAAGAAAAAAGCAAATGGTGGAATTATCGTAACAACCGAAAAAGATTATGTTCGATTAAAAGGAAGTATTTTAAGTGAACAGCTTTATTATTTACCAATAAAAAGTTCTTTTCTTTCAGGTAGTGATGATTTTAATAAAAAAATTTTGAATTATGTGGGACACAGTACAAGAAACAGTTAATTACATTAAAGGCAAAATAAATTTTGACCCGGAGTATGGTATAATTTTAGGATCAGGATTGGGAGGCTTTACTGAGGAAATTGAAATTGAATATGTATTGCCTTATGAAGAAATTCCTAATTTTCCTGTTTCGACAGTCGAAGGACATAAAGGAGCATTGGTTTTTGGGACTATCGGGAATAAAAAAGTTGTTGCTATGCAAGGTCGCTTTCATTTTTATGAAGGATATTCCATGAAAGAGGTAACTTTTCCAGTTAGGGTGTTGAAATATTTGGGAATTGAAAAATTAATAGTTTCAAATGCTTCAGGAGGTGTGAATCCAAATTACAAAGTGGGCTCTATTGTAATTATTAAAGATCATATTAATTTTATGCCAGAACATCCTTTAAGAGGAAAGAACGACGAGCGCTTTGGTCCAAGATTTGTAAATATGAGCCAGCCTTATTCGGTAGAAATGATTGCTAAAGCTAAACTCATTGCACAAGAATTTAATATAGAAATTCACGATGGCATTTATTTAGGTCTGCAAGGGCCAACTTTTGAAACCTTGGCAGAATACAAAATGGTCAAAATTTTGGGAGCTGATTGTGTGGGAATGTCTACTGTTCCGGAGGTTATTGTTGCTCGTCATATGGAGTTGGAAACCTTTGGCGTTTCCATTATTACCGATATGGGTGATGAGGAAAGTATCCTTACCGTTTCACATGATGAGGTTTTACAAGCTGCAAAAAGTGCTGAACCTAATTTACGAATGCTTATTAAAGAACTTATTATAAGGAATTAAGAATTGCTAAAATTTTGTGCAATTGTTGTGTAGAAATCTTCTGGAATAAAAGGTTTTGTAATTACATCTGTCATACCATAAGAGATCAACATTTCTCTGTTTTCATTTAATGAAATAGCTGTAAGTGCAATAATAGGAGTTGTAATATCAAACTCTCTAATTTGTTGAGTAGCAATAGTTCCATTTATGCCTAATAGATGTACATCCATTAAAACTAAATCATAAGTATTATTTTTTAAAATTTGAATTGCTTCTTCACCATTGTCCAAAATAGTGCATATCATTTCTTTTCTTGAAAGCATTTTTTTGGTAATCATTTGGTTGATTTTGTTGTCTTCAACTAATAATATTTTTTTGTCTTTGAATATTTCTGGATTGTAATTTTTATCTTTTGATTTGATTTGAACTGGTTTTGTGTCTGCTTTAAAATTCAATTCGAATGAAAAAGTAGAGCCTTCACCAACAGTGCTTTTTAATCTAATGCGCCCGCCTAACATTCGAACGAGTTTTTTTACAATGGTTAATCCTAAACCAGTACCACCGAATTTTCTATTGATTTCAACTGATCCCTGAGAAAAACTCTCGAAAACTGTTTCTAATTTTTCTTCTGGAATTCCAATTCCAGTGTCAATAATTTGGAAATAGACTGTAGCATTTTCGTTGGTACTGTTTCTTAAACGTGCTATAACGCTAACAGTACCATTGTTGGTAAACTTAAGTGCGTTATTGATTAGGTTCATGAAAATTTGAGATAATTTTGTTGGATCACCAATTAAATTTTCCGGAACATTCGGATCAATTTTTAGAATAAATCTGTTATTATTTATGGTAGCAATTTCTTTAAGGGAATTTTGAATATCACTTAATAATTGTTTAAGATTAAAAGAAATATATTCAATTTCCATCTTGTTGGAATCTATCTTGTTTATTTCTAATATGTCATTGATAAAATTAGTCAAATAATTACCGGAGAACTTCAATGAAGACAGGTAGTGCATTTGTGTTTTTTTTGGATTTTCTTCTAAAAGTAAATGAGTTATTCCGTTAATTGCATTTAGCGGTGTTCGAAGCTCGTGACTTACTGTTGATAAAAA
The Flavobacterium sp. 5 DNA segment above includes these coding regions:
- a CDS encoding alpha/beta fold hydrolase, whose translation is MSLKKSIRFIVVKSVGQYINILRIVHPKKALHLSYTLFSHPRVGRLSKDNLPTVLQDTHKETFQHNEHQFQTYTWKGNDTKILLVHGWESNSARWEKILPYLQQSGSTIIAIDAPAHGQTSGIEFNVPRYADFINKAVKELKPNIIIGHSIGGSACLYHQYLYPETSIQKMVILGAPSDLKTLLDNYIKMLSINSKMYPVLEKHYLKNFNTKLDNFSAAIFAKQIKIEGIIAHDTNDTVVAFEEGKKIAHNWEKGHFITTNNLGHSMHDDTLYKEIYHFLFEAKK
- a CDS encoding zinc ribbon domain-containing protein encodes the protein MANTKELSVEDKLRAIYDLQLIDSRIDEIRNVRGELPLEVEDLEDEVAGLSTRSEKLKSELEVIENLIKEKKNAIDEHKEAVKKYTKQQESVRNNREFNSLTKEVEFQELEIQLAEKQIKEMKASIEHKKEVINSSKEKLDSKSSHLKHKKSELDAIMSETQKEEIFLSEKSAEFEALIEDRLLVAYKRIRSSVRNGLAVVSIERGASAGSFFTIPPQTQVEIAARKKILIDEHSGRILVDSVLAEEEREKMDQLFSKF
- a CDS encoding Nif3-like dinuclear metal center hexameric protein → MSTIKEILSVLEEMAPLAYAEDFDNVGLIIGNENTKATGILVCHDALENVIDEAIAKKCNLVVCFHPILFSAIKKITGKNYVERALLKAIKNDIAIYAVHTALDNHPEGVNKIFCDTLGLINTKILIPKQNHIRKLVTYTIRDNAEKVRNALFDAGAGSIGNYDKCSFNSEGTFTYQGNEKSEPTVGERGVMSRGTETKIEVVYAKHLEAGIIKALRENHIYEEVATEIYNMKNTFNHIGLGMIGELEEEMDEKDFLLYAKDKMKSDGIRHSAFTGKKIKKIAVLGGAGSFAIKNAIQAGADAFLTADLKYHQYYEAENQLLLADIGHFESERYTKEYIVDYLRKKILNFAIILSEENTNPVKYL
- a CDS encoding tetratricopeptide repeat protein; translated protein: MKKNYIIVLILLLFTGTIEAQKDKIKEAEKEMSSGNLQGAITILKSIEYQIYNSNNEERAQYYFIKGNALLGLADKKIGEGENLVLAVRSYKETIKIESESGKRRYSGQIQSSYKSIKERLEKIADNDSKEKKFIDSANERYEAYLLDQKDTINLYNAASAFVNGKDFTTALKHYETLKAINYSGIGTNYFAINRTTKTENNFATNYDRELSIQAGTHEKPRTEKRQSKRGEIYKNMALLYAQNGDREKAKKVISDARIKNPEDISLVLTEADLFLESKDYESYKKTIAPILKTNPNDVNVIYNLGVLSAKAKNITEAENFYLKAVTIDPKYINAYINLSVLKLEEVATINEDMDKLGTSPVEMKKYDILKVKRDDMYKSTIPYLQKANEMNPQDEEISKSLLSVYNALEMTAEYKELKAKSY
- the lpxK gene encoding tetraacyldisaccharide 4'-kinase, with translation MNLLRKILFPFAVLYGFITGIRNFLFDKGFLKSYSFDLPVIAVGNLSVGGTGKTPQIEYLIRLLSGQYKVATLSRGYKRQSEGFVLANENSDAVQLGDEPFQFYQKFKNIQVAVDANRKNGIEQLLSGSIKPEIILLDDAFQHRKVKAGFYIMLTSYDDLYCNDFILPTGNLRESRSGVQRADIVIVTKCPPSLSLDAQNAIKKELNLSPNQSLFFTFIEYDEVVYSNKKTIQANDIKSMDKLLLAGIAKPESFFAYLKHDNDECLTFPDHHHFNESELQEIKKKANGGIIVTTEKDYVRLKGSILSEQLYYLPIKSSFLSGSDDFNKKILNYVGHSTRNS
- a CDS encoding purine-nucleoside phosphorylase, yielding MWDTVQETVNYIKGKINFDPEYGIILGSGLGGFTEEIEIEYVLPYEEIPNFPVSTVEGHKGALVFGTIGNKKVVAMQGRFHFYEGYSMKEVTFPVRVLKYLGIEKLIVSNASGGVNPNYKVGSIVIIKDHINFMPEHPLRGKNDERFGPRFVNMSQPYSVEMIAKAKLIAQEFNIEIHDGIYLGLQGPTFETLAEYKMVKILGADCVGMSTVPEVIVARHMELETFGVSIITDMGDEESILTVSHDEVLQAAKSAEPNLRMLIKELIIRN
- a CDS encoding ATP-binding protein, yielding MKYFLLLLFFFQTLLYPQKRVSIDSVAYYSKLAAENVKENNYKDVLSYTQKSINYCKKNNKIEDEANQTFNLGKIYFDLKLHNDALEIFNKSIVIFNSISRKPNNKVANAYYYIGLVYIEKKKYDLAETSILKAEKIKENLNIKKDVDLINLQKGILSKKKGNDKLASAFFTIIAAKPENTVLANTKAEALYQIGTIEAKNKRYNLALIYFNKALELNRKGKDLNQKSSILLALSTVYDKLLDKTSAYTYLKQHLNLKESIVLANDEKLGVNDYEAFKESQRIQEDLLKAKENKEQEKNDKFSKLISILAIAIISILSLLSLSLYKNNIIRNQSNLLLKEKNNELIAAKNKAEEASKARSEFLSTVSHELRTPLNAINGITHLLLEENPKKTQMHYLSSLKFSGNYLTNFINDILEINKIDSNKMEIEYISFNLKQLLSDIQNSLKEIATINNNRFILKIDPNVPENLIGDPTKLSQIFMNLINNALKFTNNGTVSVIARLRNSTNENATVYFQIIDTGIGIPEEKLETVFESFSQGSVEINRKFGGTGLGLTIVKKLVRMLGGRIRLKSTVGEGSTFSFELNFKADTKPVQIKSKDKNYNPEIFKDKKILLVEDNKINQMITKKMLSRKEMICTILDNGEEAIQILKNNTYDLVLMDVHLLGINGTIATQQIREFDITTPIIALTAISLNENREMLISYGMTDVITKPFIPEDFYTTIAQNFSNS